One segment of Trichlorobacter ammonificans DNA contains the following:
- a CDS encoding glycosyltransferase family 4 protein — translation MTKPDRPLHILMLAPTPYFSDRGCHVRIYEEARALLALGHQVRIVAYHLGRDLPPVPVDRTLAVPWYRKQGAGPSWHKPYLDLLLLLTALRVARDFRPHLIHAHLHEGVLAGWLPAKLLRLPLLFDYQGSLTGESLNHGFFRPGSLLHRCFGALERLITRLPDHTITSSTPGLHELRQQWGVAAERVTPLPDGVDTDVFRPFPRDEARSRLTALLGSPPLPPEPLIVYLGLLNSYQGIDLLLEAALLLKQRSIPFQLVLMGFPDEAYRLRVEELGLDSQVRLTGRIDYAEAALLLSAGDLAVSPKLSVTEANGKLLNYMACGLATVCFDTQVNRELLGEDGCYAATISAAALADRLAAALADPAALRETGQRLRQRAIEQHAWSRRGQQLAACYQKLLTAVFP, via the coding sequence ATGACCAAGCCTGACCGGCCGCTGCACATCCTGATGCTGGCCCCCACCCCCTACTTTTCCGACCGGGGGTGCCATGTCAGGATATACGAGGAGGCCCGGGCCCTGCTGGCCCTGGGGCACCAAGTGCGGATCGTCGCCTACCACCTGGGCCGAGACCTGCCACCGGTGCCGGTGGACCGCACCCTCGCCGTCCCCTGGTACCGCAAACAGGGGGCCGGCCCCTCCTGGCACAAGCCGTACCTTGACTTGCTGCTGCTGCTGACGGCGCTGCGGGTGGCCCGCGACTTCCGCCCGCACCTGATCCATGCCCACCTCCATGAAGGGGTGCTGGCGGGCTGGCTCCCGGCCAAGCTCCTGCGGCTCCCGCTGCTCTTCGACTACCAGGGGAGCCTCACCGGCGAATCCCTCAACCACGGCTTTTTCCGGCCCGGTTCCCTGCTGCACCGCTGCTTCGGCGCCCTGGAACGGCTCATCACCCGGCTGCCCGACCACACCATCACCAGTTCCACCCCCGGCCTCCATGAACTGCGCCAACAGTGGGGCGTTGCCGCGGAACGGGTGACGCCGCTGCCCGACGGGGTGGATACGGACGTATTCCGCCCCTTCCCCAGGGATGAGGCCCGCAGCCGTCTGACCGCACTGCTGGGATCACCGCCCCTGCCGCCGGAGCCGCTCATTGTCTACCTGGGGCTCCTGAACAGCTACCAGGGGATCGACCTGTTGCTGGAAGCGGCCCTGCTGCTAAAGCAGCGGTCCATTCCGTTTCAGCTGGTACTGATGGGGTTCCCGGACGAAGCGTACCGCCTCAGGGTTGAAGAACTGGGACTCGATTCGCAGGTCCGTCTCACCGGCCGGATCGACTACGCCGAGGCAGCGCTGCTCCTTTCCGCCGGTGACCTGGCGGTCTCCCCCAAGCTTTCCGTCACCGAGGCCAACGGCAAGCTGCTCAACTACATGGCCTGCGGCCTGGCCACGGTCTGCTTCGACACTCAGGTCAACCGTGAGCTGCTGGGGGAGGACGGCTGCTATGCCGCAACCATCTCGGCCGCGGCCCTGGCGGACCGCCTGGCAGCGGCCCTGGCCGATCCGGCGGCGTTGCGGGAAACCGGCCAACGGCTGCGGCAGCGGGCCATCGAGCAGCACGCCTGGAGCCGGCGGGGGCAACAGCTGGCTGCCTGCTACCAAAAACTGCTCACCGCTGTATTTCCATGA
- a CDS encoding class I SAM-dependent methyltransferase codes for MRALLRFLRGYRCCRRMLATVDPVLRHDYSHLSNRIVEREPYLLELARGRRVLHFGFLDSIFLERKLAEGSLLHSRLGQVAHRVCGVDIEAALLERYRELTGDQDNLLWDIADTTVPEGLREGFDLVLFPEVLEHVPNPGLVLSNLATLCRLNRARLCLTLPNAFDMYGFMAAMQGVELVHPDHLYTFTPRTLTRLVQASGLRLSELCFYNFGSDLAPGLTKAGMIALCEPVEG; via the coding sequence ATGCGCGCCCTTCTGCGATTCCTGCGCGGCTACCGCTGCTGCCGGCGGATGCTGGCAACGGTGGACCCGGTCCTGCGGCATGATTACTCCCACCTGAGCAACCGCATTGTCGAGCGGGAGCCCTACCTGCTGGAACTGGCCCGCGGCAGGCGGGTGCTGCATTTCGGCTTCCTCGACTCCATCTTCCTGGAGCGCAAGCTTGCCGAGGGGAGCCTGCTGCACAGCCGCCTGGGACAGGTGGCCCACCGGGTCTGCGGCGTGGATATCGAGGCAGCCCTCTTGGAGCGTTACCGGGAACTCACCGGGGACCAGGACAACCTGCTCTGGGATATCGCCGACACCACCGTGCCCGAGGGGCTGCGGGAGGGCTTTGATCTGGTGCTCTTCCCCGAAGTGCTGGAACATGTCCCCAACCCCGGCCTGGTGCTGAGCAACCTGGCAACCCTCTGCCGCCTGAACCGTGCCCGGCTCTGCCTGACCCTGCCCAACGCCTTTGACATGTACGGTTTCATGGCCGCCATGCAGGGGGTGGAACTGGTGCATCCCGACCACCTCTACACCTTCACCCCCCGCACCCTGACCCGGCTGGTGCAGGCTTCCGGGCTTCGCCTCAGCGAGCTCTGCTTCTACAACTTCGGCTCCGATCTGGCGCCGGGGCTCACCAAAGCCGGCATGATCGCCCTCTGCGAACCGGTGGAGGGGTGA
- a CDS encoding winged helix-turn-helix transcriptional regulator, with product MNEKSTGSLDTYTIFRLLCTLAADGSLSQRDLARRLGCALGLVNAYLKTAATKGWIKARELGGNRSAYQVTAKGNNELRRLALQHARNLDDLFSIVADEYQRAIQPLHDEGVERVALCGLDGVSIIPWQALQEAGIDVTVVMDSQGIGRRFMGKEVVSLAHALLGGRYRVVIGSLNRAEQLHQALCDLGVDADTIVVPPSFLGKRS from the coding sequence ATGAACGAGAAAAGCACCGGATCACTTGACACCTACACCATTTTTCGCCTGCTCTGCACCCTGGCCGCCGACGGCTCCCTCTCGCAACGGGATCTGGCCCGGCGCCTTGGTTGCGCCCTGGGGTTGGTCAATGCCTACCTGAAAACCGCCGCCACCAAGGGATGGATCAAGGCCAGGGAGCTGGGGGGCAACCGCAGCGCCTACCAGGTCACCGCCAAGGGGAACAACGAGCTGCGTCGCCTGGCGCTGCAGCATGCCCGTAACCTGGACGACCTGTTCAGCATCGTTGCCGACGAGTACCAGCGCGCCATCCAGCCCCTGCACGACGAGGGGGTGGAACGGGTGGCCCTCTGCGGCCTGGACGGGGTCAGCATCATCCCCTGGCAGGCACTGCAGGAAGCGGGGATCGACGTCACGGTGGTCATGGACAGCCAGGGGATCGGCCGCCGCTTCATGGGCAAGGAGGTGGTATCCCTGGCCCATGCCCTGCTGGGGGGGCGCTACCGGGTGGTGATCGGCTCCCTGAACCGCGCCGAGCAGCTCCACCAGGCCCTCTGCGACCTGGGGGTCGACGCCGACACCATCGTGGTTCCTCCCTCCTTCCTGGGGAAACGCTCATGA
- the ccsB gene encoding c-type cytochrome biogenesis protein CcsB, whose product MLSAKLFNITTIFYMASTLAFLGYLAGRNKNVGLGGVVLAWGGFAIHTAATLLRWKESYDIGLGHAPLSNLYESVVFFAWSTVLIFGLIDAKYKYRVIGAFVMPFALLAMAWGQLYLPTDINPLMPALQSNWLLYHVLTCFLGYAAFAVACGVSIMYLIKAKNEEKGTAAAGSVVSQFPPTKVLDELNYKAIMIGFPLLTLGIITGAAWANYAWGTYWSWDPKETWSLIVWFIYAAFLHARFTKGWVGKRAAWLSIIGFAATIFCYLGVNLLLSGLHSYGGMN is encoded by the coding sequence ATGCTGAGTGCAAAACTGTTCAACATCACCACCATTTTCTACATGGCCTCCACCCTGGCCTTCCTGGGGTACCTGGCCGGTCGCAATAAAAACGTCGGCCTGGGCGGCGTCGTCCTGGCCTGGGGCGGTTTTGCCATCCACACCGCCGCCACCCTGCTGCGCTGGAAGGAATCCTACGACATCGGCCTGGGACACGCCCCGCTCTCCAACCTCTACGAGTCGGTGGTCTTCTTTGCCTGGAGCACCGTGCTGATTTTCGGGCTGATCGATGCCAAGTACAAGTACCGGGTCATCGGCGCCTTTGTCATGCCCTTTGCCCTGCTGGCCATGGCCTGGGGCCAGCTGTATCTTCCCACCGACATCAACCCGCTGATGCCGGCCCTGCAGAGCAACTGGCTGCTCTACCACGTGCTGACCTGCTTTCTGGGCTATGCCGCCTTTGCGGTGGCCTGCGGCGTCTCCATCATGTACCTGATCAAGGCGAAGAACGAGGAGAAGGGGACGGCGGCAGCCGGCAGCGTTGTCTCCCAGTTCCCGCCCACCAAGGTGCTGGATGAGCTGAACTACAAGGCGATCATGATCGGCTTTCCGCTCTTGACCCTGGGGATCATCACCGGCGCGGCCTGGGCCAACTACGCCTGGGGCACCTACTGGAGCTGGGACCCGAAGGAGACCTGGTCCCTGATCGTCTGGTTCATCTATGCTGCGTTCCTGCACGCCCGCTTCACCAAGGGGTGGGTGGGCAAGCGGGCCGCCTGGCTCTCCATCATCGGTTTTGCCGCCACCATCTTCTGCTACCTGGGGGTGAACCTGCTGTTGTCCGGTCTGCACAGCTACGGCGGTATGAATTAA
- a CDS encoding glycosyltransferase family 4 protein, whose product MHRHAPLMGRRIVILFGSLEMGGAERQGLLLADHLQRIEGAAVQVWGLGAGHAVAEQCDRLGIPWRLLPLHWGPRRRPLHLLRLARALRQARPDILLPYTKVPNLAAALLRPLSGARLCVWNQADAGLLLPPTLLHRFAIGRVRHFIANATEGREFLLKTFNLPPDAVRLIENGVAPAPPLLDRAAWRQRLAIDAAAPVAVMVANLSRYKDHATLLAAWQVLPPAAADAVLVLAGRLDDRAGVLQRQADELGISSRVRFAGSVADISGLLSAADLCVHSSRSEGIPNGVLEAMSCGLAVAGSDIPGLRDAVGEDGLAFLAPPGNPAALADRLARLVTDSDLRRRQGELMRERVQQRFSAERMCRETVACLVQALGEAP is encoded by the coding sequence ATGCACCGCCACGCCCCGCTCATGGGCCGCCGCATCGTCATCCTGTTCGGTTCCCTGGAGATGGGGGGGGCGGAACGGCAGGGACTGCTGCTGGCCGACCACCTGCAGCGGATTGAAGGTGCCGCGGTCCAGGTCTGGGGCCTGGGGGCGGGCCACGCTGTTGCGGAACAGTGCGACCGCCTGGGGATTCCCTGGCGCTTACTGCCGCTGCACTGGGGACCGCGCCGACGCCCGTTGCACCTGCTGCGTCTCGCCCGCGCCCTGCGGCAAGCCCGGCCCGATATCCTGCTCCCCTACACCAAAGTCCCCAACCTGGCAGCGGCCCTGCTCCGCCCCTTGAGCGGCGCCCGGCTCTGCGTCTGGAACCAGGCCGACGCCGGCCTGCTGCTGCCCCCCACCCTGCTGCACCGCTTCGCCATCGGCCGGGTGCGCCACTTCATCGCCAATGCCACTGAGGGGCGCGAGTTTCTGCTGAAAACCTTCAACCTGCCGCCGGATGCGGTGCGACTGATCGAAAACGGCGTGGCCCCGGCCCCGCCGCTGCTGGACCGGGCCGCCTGGCGGCAGCGGCTGGCTATCGATGCCGCAGCGCCGGTGGCGGTGATGGTGGCGAATTTGAGCCGCTACAAAGACCACGCCACCCTGCTGGCGGCGTGGCAGGTGCTCCCCCCTGCCGCTGCCGACGCAGTGCTGGTGCTGGCGGGCCGGCTCGACGACCGGGCCGGGGTGTTGCAGCGTCAGGCCGATGAGCTGGGGATCAGCAGCCGGGTCCGGTTTGCCGGCAGCGTGGCCGATATCAGCGGTCTGCTGTCTGCTGCAGATCTCTGCGTGCACAGCTCCCGCAGCGAAGGGATACCCAACGGCGTGCTGGAGGCGATGAGCTGCGGCCTGGCGGTGGCGGGCAGCGACATTCCCGGCCTGCGGGACGCGGTGGGGGAGGACGGACTGGCGTTCCTGGCGCCTCCGGGCAACCCGGCGGCCCTGGCGGACCGCCTGGCACGGCTTGTGACCGATTCGGACCTGCGCCGCCGCCAGGGGGAGCTGATGCGTGAGCGGGTGCAGCAACGGTTCAGTGCGGAGCGGATGTGCCGGGAAACCGTGGCCTGTCTGGTGCAGGCCCTGGGGGAGGCACCATGA
- a CDS encoding GDP-L-fucose synthase family protein has product MKRDSRIFVAGHRGMVGAAIVRKLGAAGFTNLILRDSRQLDLRDQAAATAFFAAERPEYVFLAAARVGGIIANSTRKAEFIYDNLMIQTNIIHAARQHGVARLLFLGSTCIYPKFAPQPIKEEHLLTGPLEPTNDAYAIAKIAGISMCRSYNQQYGTRFLSAMPNNLYGPGDNYDLTGSHVLPALLRKFHEAKAAGAPTVTVWGTGTPLREFMHVDDLADASLFLMTLDEARYDDLLAHPEAPALINVGSGQEISIGDLARLVQQVTGYTGEIEFDRSKPDGTPRKLADSSRLHALGWHHRISLEEGVRDAYGWFLDHVAAPS; this is encoded by the coding sequence ATGAAGCGCGACAGCCGCATCTTCGTGGCCGGACACCGGGGCATGGTGGGTGCCGCCATCGTCAGGAAGCTCGGGGCTGCGGGCTTCACCAACCTGATCCTGCGGGACTCCCGGCAGCTTGACCTGCGGGACCAGGCCGCCGCCACCGCCTTCTTCGCCGCAGAGCGTCCCGAGTACGTCTTCCTGGCCGCGGCCCGGGTGGGGGGCATCATCGCCAACAGCACCCGCAAGGCTGAGTTCATCTACGACAACCTGATGATCCAGACCAACATCATCCACGCCGCCCGCCAGCACGGCGTCGCCCGCCTGCTCTTCCTGGGCAGCACCTGCATCTACCCCAAGTTCGCCCCCCAGCCGATCAAGGAGGAACACCTGCTGACCGGCCCCCTGGAGCCCACCAACGACGCCTACGCCATCGCCAAGATCGCCGGCATCAGCATGTGCCGCTCCTACAACCAGCAGTACGGCACCCGTTTTCTCTCCGCCATGCCCAACAACCTCTACGGCCCCGGCGATAATTACGATCTGACCGGCTCCCATGTGCTGCCGGCCCTGCTGCGTAAATTCCATGAGGCCAAGGCAGCCGGCGCCCCCACCGTGACCGTCTGGGGCACCGGCACGCCGTTGCGGGAGTTCATGCATGTGGACGATCTGGCCGATGCGTCCCTTTTTCTGATGACCCTGGACGAGGCGCGCTACGACGACCTGCTGGCCCACCCGGAGGCGCCGGCCCTGATCAACGTCGGTTCCGGCCAGGAGATCAGCATCGGCGACCTGGCCCGGCTGGTGCAGCAGGTGACCGGCTACACCGGCGAGATCGAGTTCGACCGCTCCAAGCCGGACGGCACCCCCCGCAAGCTGGCCGATTCCTCCCGGCTGCACGCCCTGGGCTGGCACCACCGCATCTCCCTTGAGGAAGGGGTGCGGGACGCCTACGGCTGGTTCCTCGATCATGTCGCAGCCCCCTCCTGA
- a CDS encoding glycosyltransferase, with the protein MISFSIVIPVKPGVVPQAVKRLSPLAQSREALELLVAEGTCPSRQRNEAVRQARGEIVYFLDDDSLVPPDCLQRLAGHFADPAVAAVGGPSLTPTDDSLLQRAIGAALASPLGAGGVCNRYRSTGTVRRTTERELILCNLAVRREVFLACGGFDERLYPNEENEFLDRLAATDSLLLHDPLLTVQRSQRASLTAFLYQMFRYGRGRAQQTRIAGVTGIMPFAPLLLLLYLLSLPLLSLPLLSLPLLSLPLLSLPLLSLPLLSLPLVSLPLVSLPLVSLPLWRIPLLLYAGILLAAPLFADRNTHGRPALLALPLLIPLLHLANGAGLLAGFLLPMPKRPCYKEGAVTIRRIPCTGAP; encoded by the coding sequence ATGATTTCTTTTTCCATTGTGATACCGGTTAAACCCGGGGTGGTCCCGCAGGCGGTCAAGCGGCTCTCCCCCCTTGCCCAGTCCCGCGAGGCCCTGGAACTGCTGGTGGCCGAGGGGACCTGCCCCAGCCGCCAGCGCAACGAGGCGGTGCGGCAGGCACGAGGCGAGATCGTCTACTTCCTGGATGACGACTCCCTGGTGCCCCCCGACTGCTTGCAACGGCTGGCCGGTCATTTTGCCGACCCCGCCGTGGCGGCGGTGGGGGGGCCCTCCCTGACTCCGACCGACGACTCCCTGCTGCAGCGGGCCATAGGCGCGGCGCTGGCCTCACCCCTCGGCGCCGGGGGCGTCTGCAACCGCTACCGCAGCACCGGCACGGTCCGGCGCACCACGGAACGGGAACTGATCCTCTGCAACCTGGCGGTACGGCGCGAGGTTTTTCTGGCCTGCGGCGGCTTCGACGAGCGGCTGTACCCCAACGAGGAGAACGAGTTCCTCGACCGGCTGGCGGCCACCGACAGCCTGCTGCTGCACGACCCGCTGCTGACCGTGCAGCGCAGCCAGCGGGCAAGCCTGACCGCCTTTTTGTACCAGATGTTCCGCTACGGCCGGGGCCGGGCCCAGCAGACCCGCATTGCCGGCGTCACGGGAATCATGCCCTTCGCCCCGCTGCTGCTGCTGCTCTACCTGCTGTCGCTGCCCCTGCTGTCGCTGCCCCTGCTGTCGCTGCCCCTGCTGTCGCTGCCCCTGCTGTCGCTGCCCCTGCTGTCGCTGCCCCTGCTGTCGCTGCCCCTGGTGTCGCTGCCCCTGGTGTCGCTGCCCCTGGTGTCGCTGCCGTTGTGGCGTATTCCGTTGCTGCTCTACGCCGGCATACTGCTGGCAGCACCGCTCTTTGCCGATCGCAATACCCACGGGAGACCGGCGCTCCTGGCGCTGCCGCTGCTGATCCCCCTGCTGCATCTCGCCAACGGCGCGGGGCTTTTGGCCGGGTTTCTGCTCCCCATGCCAAAACGGCCATGCTATAAGGAGGGAGCGGTGACCATTCGCCGCATCCCCTGTACCGGAGCCCCCTGA
- a CDS encoding glycosyltransferase family 2 protein, translated as MDLSIVIPIYYEEENIRPLYRAVTETLDPTGLSYEIIAVDDGSGDGSFGILKELALQDSRLRVIRFRRNFGQTAAMSAGFEAARGAVIVPMDGDLQNDPADIPLLLAKIREGYDVVSGWRRDRQDAFVSRTLPSRIANGLISRMTGVHLHDYGCTLKAYRREVLEGIGLYGEMHRFVPALASRVGARVTELPVRHHPRRFGQSKYGISRTMRVILDLITVRFLLSYATKPIQLFGKWGIYCFLMACGSGGATLYMKIFGGHSMNRNPLLILTAFLLFMGVQFIALGLLGELNARTWYESQGKPVYAVRERLNEPDDQA; from the coding sequence ATGGATCTGAGCATCGTCATACCGATCTACTACGAAGAAGAGAACATCCGCCCCCTCTACCGCGCCGTGACCGAAACCCTGGACCCCACCGGCCTGAGCTACGAAATCATCGCCGTGGATGACGGCTCCGGCGACGGTTCCTTCGGCATTCTGAAGGAGCTGGCCCTGCAGGACTCCCGGCTGCGGGTGATCCGCTTCCGCCGCAACTTCGGCCAGACCGCCGCCATGTCGGCGGGGTTCGAGGCGGCCCGCGGTGCGGTTATCGTGCCGATGGACGGCGACCTGCAGAACGATCCCGCCGATATCCCGCTGTTGCTGGCAAAGATCCGGGAAGGCTACGACGTGGTCTCCGGCTGGCGCCGGGACCGCCAGGACGCCTTTGTCAGCCGCACTCTCCCCTCCCGCATCGCCAACGGCCTGATCTCCCGCATGACCGGCGTGCACCTGCACGACTACGGCTGCACCCTCAAGGCCTACCGCCGGGAGGTGCTGGAGGGGATCGGTCTGTACGGCGAAATGCACCGGTTCGTGCCGGCCCTGGCCTCGCGGGTGGGAGCACGGGTGACGGAGCTGCCGGTGCGCCACCACCCCCGGCGCTTCGGGCAGAGCAAGTACGGCATTTCCCGCACCATGCGGGTGATCCTGGATCTGATCACGGTCCGCTTCCTGCTCTCCTACGCCACCAAGCCGATCCAGCTCTTCGGCAAGTGGGGGATCTACTGTTTTCTCATGGCCTGCGGCAGCGGCGGCGCCACCCTGTACATGAAAATTTTCGGCGGCCACAGCATGAACCGCAACCCGCTGCTGATCCTCACCGCGTTCCTGCTGTTCATGGGGGTGCAGTTCATCGCGCTGGGACTGCTGGGAGAGCTGAACGCCCGCACCTGGTACGAATCTCAGGGGAAGCCGGTCTACGCGGTGCGCGAACGGCTGAACGAACCGGATGACCAAGCCTGA
- a CDS encoding flippase, translating into MSQPPPEPRGLPRFLPASLRNRIAPLLAAPGFSNTLWLFGDRLLRMGVGLVVGVWVARYLGPEGYGLLSFAGSYVMLFSALALFGLESLVVRELVTRPDQREAILGTTCLIRCAAGLAAYLLALPLLLLIRPGDSAALLLTALLGSSLLFQSLEVIDLWFQSKVRSRFSVCARSVAFLLSSGAKLALVLSKASLTAIAVATAAEALLTGLGLIVAYRMAGGSLRAWRWDRGQFSRLVTGAVPMLLSGVVLMIYLRVDQVMLGALADAGQVGQYAAAVRIAELWYFVPAAIVSSVFPDLVRVREQDPVLFQDKLQRLYNLLAFLGYAVALPVTLLAPWLVRLLFGPSYQPAAPLLAVLIWAGLFANITVVRNAHFIALEWGRSLLWATTAGAAANVLLNLLLIPRYGAMGAALATCLSYWIAAHGACYAVPALRPAAAMILRALLLPRWWRNHPVHGDS; encoded by the coding sequence ATGTCGCAGCCCCCTCCTGAGCCTCGGGGCCTGCCCCGATTTCTGCCTGCCTCCCTCCGCAACCGCATTGCTCCGCTCCTCGCGGCCCCCGGTTTCAGCAACACCCTCTGGCTGTTCGGCGACCGGCTGCTGCGGATGGGGGTGGGGCTGGTGGTGGGGGTCTGGGTGGCCCGCTACCTGGGACCGGAGGGGTACGGCCTGCTCAGCTTTGCCGGCTCCTACGTGATGCTCTTCTCCGCCCTGGCCCTCTTCGGCCTGGAATCCCTGGTGGTGCGGGAACTGGTGACCCGCCCGGACCAGCGGGAGGCGATCCTGGGCACCACCTGCCTGATCCGCTGCGCCGCCGGTCTGGCCGCCTACCTGCTGGCCCTGCCCCTGCTGCTGCTGATCCGTCCCGGCGATAGCGCGGCACTGCTGCTGACGGCCCTTCTGGGCAGTTCCCTGCTGTTTCAGTCCCTGGAGGTCATCGATCTCTGGTTCCAGTCCAAGGTACGCTCCCGCTTCAGCGTCTGCGCCCGTAGCGTCGCCTTCCTGCTTTCTTCCGGCGCCAAGCTGGCCCTGGTGTTGAGCAAGGCGTCACTCACCGCCATCGCCGTGGCCACCGCCGCCGAAGCGCTGCTGACCGGCCTGGGGCTGATCGTGGCCTACCGGATGGCCGGGGGATCGTTGCGGGCCTGGCGCTGGGACCGCGGACAGTTCAGCCGCCTGGTTACCGGTGCCGTGCCGATGCTCCTCTCCGGGGTGGTGCTGATGATCTACCTGCGGGTGGACCAGGTGATGCTGGGGGCCCTGGCCGATGCCGGTCAAGTGGGGCAGTACGCTGCCGCGGTGCGGATCGCCGAACTCTGGTACTTCGTCCCCGCCGCCATCGTCTCCTCGGTCTTTCCCGACCTGGTGCGGGTGCGGGAACAGGACCCGGTGCTGTTTCAGGATAAACTGCAGCGTCTTTACAACCTGCTGGCCTTTCTCGGCTACGCCGTGGCCCTGCCGGTGACCCTGCTGGCCCCCTGGCTGGTGCGCCTGCTGTTCGGCCCCTCCTATCAACCGGCGGCGCCGCTTTTGGCGGTGCTGATCTGGGCCGGCCTGTTCGCCAATATCACCGTGGTGCGCAACGCCCATTTCATCGCCCTTGAATGGGGCCGGTCCCTGCTCTGGGCCACCACCGCCGGGGCCGCGGCCAACGTGCTGCTCAACCTGCTGCTGATCCCCCGCTACGGCGCCATGGGGGCCGCGCTGGCCACCTGCCTTTCCTACTGGATCGCGGCCCACGGCGCCTGCTACGCCGTGCCGGCCCTGCGGCCGGCCGCCGCCATGATCCTGCGGGCCCTGCTGCTGCCCCGTTGGTGGCGGAACCACCCTGTCCACGGAGACTCCTGA
- a CDS encoding glycosyltransferase family 4 protein: MIRLLLLLTLPLAALGKLVGRLLPLDNPGGLFFIIPFYHTGGAEKVHADIAACCAPERPWIFFAHRSRDTAFLARFRAAARCFDIPLLLKYTFPFSVGVMAGLISRHPAPRLFGCNSLFFYLLLPHLAPHVRVIDLLHGLGGGAERFALPVLERIDQRVVISPGVREELLAFYRAHGVSPALDDRITVISNRVSVAPALPDKATEGPLTALFVGRGSEEKRVHLIARAARRCRELGVAVEVTLVGDVADRLTREERAACRLTGPIGDEAALTRLYRQSHLVLISSSREGFPLTLMEGMAQGCVPVATAVGGIPDHIRHLDNGWLLPAEDEESVVAGLVAALRQLAEERQLTARLAAAAFASAHAQFGGERFCADYRRLLQLP, from the coding sequence ATGATCCGACTCCTCTTGCTGCTGACCCTGCCCCTGGCTGCCCTGGGCAAACTGGTGGGACGACTGCTTCCCCTGGACAACCCCGGCGGCCTGTTCTTCATCATCCCCTTCTACCACACCGGCGGCGCGGAGAAGGTGCATGCCGACATCGCAGCCTGCTGCGCTCCGGAACGCCCGTGGATCTTCTTTGCCCACCGTTCGCGGGACACCGCCTTCCTGGCCCGGTTCAGGGCCGCTGCCCGCTGTTTCGACATCCCGCTTCTTCTTAAGTACACCTTCCCCTTCAGTGTCGGGGTCATGGCCGGACTGATCTCCCGCCACCCCGCCCCGCGGCTGTTCGGCTGCAACTCCCTCTTCTTCTACCTGCTGCTGCCCCATCTGGCGCCCCACGTCCGGGTCATCGACCTGCTGCACGGCCTGGGGGGGGGAGCGGAGCGGTTCGCCCTGCCGGTGCTGGAGCGGATCGACCAGCGGGTGGTGATTTCCCCCGGCGTCCGGGAGGAACTGCTGGCCTTCTACCGGGCCCATGGGGTCTCCCCGGCCCTGGATGACCGGATTACGGTCATCTCCAACCGGGTGAGCGTAGCGCCCGCCCTGCCGGACAAAGCAACAGAGGGGCCGCTTACGGCCCTGTTCGTGGGACGGGGCAGCGAAGAGAAGCGGGTCCACCTGATCGCCCGGGCGGCCCGGCGCTGCCGGGAACTGGGGGTGGCGGTAGAGGTGACGCTGGTGGGGGATGTTGCGGACCGGTTGACCCGGGAGGAGCGGGCAGCCTGCCGCCTGACCGGACCGATTGGCGACGAGGCGGCACTGACGCGGCTCTACCGGCAGTCGCACCTGGTGCTGATCAGCTCCAGCCGGGAGGGGTTTCCCCTCACCCTGATGGAGGGGATGGCCCAGGGGTGCGTACCGGTGGCCACTGCGGTGGGGGGGATTCCGGACCATATCCGGCACCTGGACAACGGCTGGCTGCTGCCGGCAGAGGATGAGGAATCAGTGGTGGCGGGGCTGGTGGCTGCCCTGCGGCAACTGGCGGAGGAGCGGCAGCTCACGGCCCGACTGGCCGCGGCTGCCTTCGCCTCTGCCCACGCGCAGTTCGGGGGGGAGCGGTTCTGCGCCGACTACCGGAGACTGCTGCAACTTCCCTGA